Genomic segment of Streptosporangium sp. NBC_01755:
CGTTGAACTCCACCAGCAGGGTGAGGAGCTTGGCCGTCTTGGGGGTCTTCACCTTCTTGAAGAGAAGGTCGGCGGGGTTGAGCCCCGTCCTGATCGCCTCGGCCTCGCGGGCGGCCAGCACCCGCGCGGCGACGGGGTTGCCCTCGGAGTACTTCTGGTCGATCTTCCTGGACGGAGCGGCCTTGCGCGCCTTGCCCGACGGCAGGGCCGGATCGCCGACCTCCGGCTCGTCCCTGGGCGGTGCGTAGTTGATGTAGTAGTCGGCCGCGGTCGGCTGGTACCGCGCGACCGAGGAGTCGCTCTCGGCCGACGCACTGCTCACAGCCAGGCCCGTGACGGCCAGGCCGAGTACGGGAACCATCGCGAGAAGGCGCCTGGGAGCGCCTTCTCTGCTGACTCTGCCGGACAACGTGTCCCCTCCCTGCGCGCGGGTTTACCGGGCGCGGACATCTCCGGCGCGCCGGATAAGCGCACCGAACCGGGAGGTTCGACGAGAAAGCAAAGCCAGAGTCAAGGCGCCAAATGATGTTGCAAAACTGAAATAAAATGCCTTTTGTTAGAAAATGGTGGTGATTTTCACTCCGATCCGGATCGGCGTTGCCTGCCCGCCTCCTGAGGTGCCGCGTTGGCATGCGGGGGCGCGATGAGCGTGCCGCCTGAACGTTCATGCGGAACCAGGTCGTACAGTCCAGTTGTGACCGCTATCTCCGAACTCGTCGCAGCGCTGGCACCGGAGAGGGTGCTGACGGACTCCGACGTGACCGACGCCTATGCCCGGGACCGGACCTTTCTGGAACCCGGGAGACCTCTGGCCGTGGTGCTGGCGCACACCAGGGACGACGTGGTCGCCGTGATGAGATGGGCCACCAGGCACCGGGTTCCCGTGGTGCCCCGGGGTGCCGGGACCGGCCTGGCCGGCGGGGCGACCGCCATCGAGGGGTGCGTCGTACTGGCGCTGCACAGGATGGCGGCCATCAGGGAACTCTCCCCCGACGACGAGATCGCCGTGGTCGAGCCTGGGGTCATCACCGCCGACCTGGACCGGGCCGCCCGCGAGCACGGGCTGATGTACGCCCCCGACCCCTCCTCCTACGAGATCTCCACCATCGGCGGCAACCTGGCGACCAACGCGGGCGGCCTGCGGTGCGTGAAGTACGGCGTGACCCGCGACTCGGCACTCGGCCTGGAGGTCGTGCTCGCGGACGGGCGGGTGATCAACACCGGCAGGCGCACCGTGAAGGGCGTGACGGGGTACGACCTGACCGGCCTGTTCGTCGGCTCCGAGGGGACGCTCGGGATCATCACCGCGGCGACGGTGCGGCTGCGCAGAGCGCCGTCGGTCTACCCGGCGACGATCGCGGCCGAGTTCGCCTCCCTCAGGGAGGCGGCCGCCGCCGTCTCCGCGATCATCGCGGCCGGGTGCGAGCCGTCCCTGCTGGAGCTGCTCGACCGGAACACGCTCAAGGCCATCGACGACTGGCGGAACATCGGGCTGGAGGAGTCGACCCGGGCGATGCTGATCGCGCAGTCGGACGCGGTGGACGGCCCGGCCGTCTCCGAGCGCATGGCGGAACTCTGCACCGCCAACGGCGCGGCCTTCGTGGCGGTGTCGTCGTCGGCGCAGGAGGCCGAGCAGCTGATCGGGGTCCGGCGGATGGCGTACGAGGCCAAGGAACGGCTGGGCAAGTGCCTGGTGGAGGACGTGTGCGTGCCACGCTCTCTGTTGCCCGACATGATCGAGAAGATCGAGGCGATCGCGGCCAAACACAGCGTGCTGATCACCACGGTCGCCCACGCGGGCGACGGCAACCTGCACCCCGTCTTCGTCTTCGACAAGGCCCTGGCCGAACCGCCGCCCGAGGTGTGGGCGGCGGCCGACGAGCTTTTCAGGGAGACCCTGAAGATGGGGGGCACGCTCACCGGCGAGCACGGTGTCGGTCTGCTGAAACAGCGTTGGCTGTCCATGGAGACCGGGCCGGTCACCGAGGAGATCCACCACGGGATCAAGCGGGTCTTCGACCCGCTCGGCATCCTCAACCCCGGCAAGGCCATCTGAGCGGACCCCCGCCCACCGGGCGGGGAGATCCGGAGATCCCCTCTTACCAGGCGGGGAGCCGGGATCTCAGCGAATCCCCCTCCGGCCGAGCGCGGGATTCCGCGGTTCCCTCGAATCTCCATGGCCGTTCGCTCCCCTCTCACGCTGGTAGCGTTCTGCCCCACCTAAACCATTTTTCGGGTTTTGCCGGGGGGCAGCTGATGGAACCACTCACAGCGGAGGATCCCCCGCGCCTGGGATCGTTCGAGCTGACCGGGCGGCTCGGGGAGGGCGGGCAGGGGATCGTCTACCTCGGGCGGGGGCCGGAGGGCGAGCAGGTCGCCGTCAAGCTTCTCCACCACGGGCTGGCCGGCGACCCCGAGGCCAGGGCCCGCTTCCTGCGCGAGGTGTCGGTCGCGCAACGGGTGGCCCGGTTCTGCACCGCCTCCGTGCTCCACGCCGACCTCGCCGGCAGCCGTCCGTACATCGTGAGCGAGTACGTCCCGGGTCCGTCCCTGCGCCAGCTGGTCGACAGCCAGGGGCCGCGGCGCGGCGCCTCCCTGGAACGTCTCGCCGTCAGTACGGCCACCGCGTTGTCGGCGATCCACCGCGCGGGCATCCTGCACCGTGATTTCAAGCCCGCCAACGTACTGATGGGCCCCGAGGGCCCGGTGGTGATCGACTTCGGTATCGCCAGAGCCCTGGACTCTCCGGGGATGACCGCGACCGGGGTGGCGATGGGGACCCCTTCCTATCTCGCGCCCGAGCAGCTCGGGCCGGGCGAGGTGACGCCCGCGGCCGACGTGTTCGCCTGGGGCGTCACGATGGTCTTCGCCGCGACCGGCACGCCCGCGTTCGGCCAGGACTCCATCCCCGTCGTGATCAACCGGATCCTGAACACGGAGCCGGAACTGGGCGCGCTGGAGGGAGAGCTGCGCGAACTGGTCGCGGCCTGCCTGTCGAAGGACCCGGCGCTGCGCCCAACCGCCGAGCAACTCGTCAACCGCCTGATGGGCACCGCCCCCACCACCCCGGTCCGGCGGCCGGCGCCCCTCACCGGTCCCGCGCCGGATCCCGGCCACATGTCCGCGGCGGCCATGTGGCAGAGCGGGCAACGCCAGGACGGACCGCCGGCGGGCGGGCCGGGAGACATCGCGCCAGGACAGAGCGGGCCGGGACACGGCGGGCCAGGACACGGCGGCTCCGGCCAGGACGGGTCCGGGCGGAGGAAGGCACGCGGCCCTGTGGGGCTCCTGCTCACCGGGGTGGCGGTCGTGGCCACGCTCGGCGTGGCCGCCGCCGGGACCGTGACGGTCCTCCAGAACGACGAGAAGACCGCGGTGGCGCGAGCCGGAGCGGCGTCCGCCGCGGCGGAGACCTCAAGGCCGGCCCCGGCATCCGTTACCGACGGTCCGCCCACGGCCGGCAAGAAGCCGCCCCTGCCTTCGGAGATCGGGGAGGACGCCGAAGAGGTCTCCCCGATCACGCCTCCCCCGTCCCGGCGGATCGCACGGCCGTCCTCCCGGCCGGCCGAGAACCCGAACAGCGATGCGGGAAAGCCGACGAGGGAGCCCACCAGGCCCCCCTCCCGTACTCCCAACCCGGCGGCCGGCACCGCCAAGCCCACCCCGTCGGCGAACCCGTCGGACCCGGACAACGCCATCAAGCCCTCATCGGCTTCCGAGCCGACGTCCAAGCCGACGCCCAAGCCCACCACCGCGCGACCGACGGCGAGACCCACCACCACCGTCAAGCCGAGCCCGAAGCCCACCCCCCAGAAGCCCAATCCCTACACGGCCACCGGCGTCTGCGGCAGCGGTTACAAGGTCGTCAACTCCAGGGCCCTGGGTGGTGTAGCGACGATCTACCTGCTCTACAACTCCGCCGCGGGCAAGAACTGTGTCGTCACCATGTCCAGGTACGTGGTCCCCGCCAAGGTCGCGATGAACGCGATACTCCAGGTGCAGGGCGGCTCCAGCGGGAGCAACCCCGGCAGGTTCACCGTCTACGCGGGCCCCGTACGCCTGTCCGCGGCCAAGAAGTGCGTCATCTGGGGAGGTTCACACGGGTCGCTGTCGTGGAAGAGCGGCTGGAGCCACTGCGGCTGAGCACGGGAGATCCCGCGCGCTTCGTCGGCTTCCGTTTCATCCGGCCCGGCCGGCTCCGGTCGTTTCGGCCGCCTCGCGTGCGTACGCTGGCCGAGAGCGGTGAAACCCGGGCATCGTGGCGTTCAGCGGGGACGACCTGCGCCCGGACCCCGGGCAGATCGTCGAACCCGGTGGACGTATCCATCGTGATCACGGTTCTCGCGGTGGCGGCGCGCCTGATCCTTTGAACGCCGGAGAGCGTGTCCGCACGGGCCACGCGACGCGGAACGGCGAGGCCGCGCCGGTGGTCCGCAGGAGCCCCGGAGGCTCACACGGGGACGCGGCCCCCGCCGCGCACGCGCCGCACGAGGTCGCCGGCGGCCTCCGGCCACCGGGCGTGGTCGAAGGCGAAACCCGCTTCGAGCAGGCGACCCGGGACGACCCGGCGGCTTTTCAGCAGGAGCTCGGTGTCCGAGCGCAGCGCGAACGCGCCGAGCTCGGCCATCCACCTCGTGGCAGGCAGGCCGACCCGAATCCCCCACGCGGCGCGCAGCACGCGCATGAACGCACGCTGCGGCAGAGGATCGGGGGCGGCGAGGTTCACCGGCCCGGCGAGGTCGTCCCGATCGGCCAGGAACTCGACGGCACGGACGAAGTCGCGGTCGTGGATCCAGGACATGTACTGCGCGCCGCCCGCGATCGGGCCGCCGAGGCCGAGCCGCACCATCCGCAGCAGGACATCGAGGACGCCGCCGCGATCGGGACTCATCACCATGGCGGTACGCAGGGCGACCTTACGCGTATGCGGGGTTTTGGCCTGCTCCTGCTCCCGCTCCCACGCTTTCGCGATCTCGACGCTGTAGGCCCAGTAGGCCGGGACACCGGGTTCGGTACCGCCGATCACGCCGGTCGCCTCGTCGTTGGGCGCGTCGAAGCGGTGAGCGTAGACGGTGGCGGTGCTCATCTGAAACCAGACCCGGGGAGGCCGCGCGGCGGCCGCGATCGCCTCGCCCACGACCCGGGTGGAGTGAACACGCGAGTCCATC
This window contains:
- a CDS encoding TIGR01777 family oxidoreductase — protein: MKIVIPGGSGQVGAVLDRAMTAAGHDVVVLTRRPVRERDVRWDGETLGPWAEAIDGSDIVVNLAGRSVNCRYTAANLRAMMDSRVHSTRVVGEAIAAAARPPRVWFQMSTATVYAHRFDAPNDEATGVIGGTEPGVPAYWAYSVEIAKAWEREQEQAKTPHTRKVALRTAMVMSPDRGGVLDVLLRMVRLGLGGPIAGGAQYMSWIHDRDFVRAVEFLADRDDLAGPVNLAAPDPLPQRAFMRVLRAAWGIRVGLPATRWMAELGAFALRSDTELLLKSRRVVPGRLLEAGFAFDHARWPEAAGDLVRRVRGGGRVPV
- a CDS encoding serine/threonine protein kinase, whose amino-acid sequence is MEPLTAEDPPRLGSFELTGRLGEGGQGIVYLGRGPEGEQVAVKLLHHGLAGDPEARARFLREVSVAQRVARFCTASVLHADLAGSRPYIVSEYVPGPSLRQLVDSQGPRRGASLERLAVSTATALSAIHRAGILHRDFKPANVLMGPEGPVVIDFGIARALDSPGMTATGVAMGTPSYLAPEQLGPGEVTPAADVFAWGVTMVFAATGTPAFGQDSIPVVINRILNTEPELGALEGELRELVAACLSKDPALRPTAEQLVNRLMGTAPTTPVRRPAPLTGPAPDPGHMSAAAMWQSGQRQDGPPAGGPGDIAPGQSGPGHGGPGHGGSGQDGSGRRKARGPVGLLLTGVAVVATLGVAAAGTVTVLQNDEKTAVARAGAASAAAETSRPAPASVTDGPPTAGKKPPLPSEIGEDAEEVSPITPPPSRRIARPSSRPAENPNSDAGKPTREPTRPPSRTPNPAAGTAKPTPSANPSDPDNAIKPSSASEPTSKPTPKPTTARPTARPTTTVKPSPKPTPQKPNPYTATGVCGSGYKVVNSRALGGVATIYLLYNSAAGKNCVVTMSRYVVPAKVAMNAILQVQGGSSGSNPGRFTVYAGPVRLSAAKKCVIWGGSHGSLSWKSGWSHCG
- a CDS encoding FAD-binding oxidoreductase, translating into MTAISELVAALAPERVLTDSDVTDAYARDRTFLEPGRPLAVVLAHTRDDVVAVMRWATRHRVPVVPRGAGTGLAGGATAIEGCVVLALHRMAAIRELSPDDEIAVVEPGVITADLDRAAREHGLMYAPDPSSYEISTIGGNLATNAGGLRCVKYGVTRDSALGLEVVLADGRVINTGRRTVKGVTGYDLTGLFVGSEGTLGIITAATVRLRRAPSVYPATIAAEFASLREAAAAVSAIIAAGCEPSLLELLDRNTLKAIDDWRNIGLEESTRAMLIAQSDAVDGPAVSERMAELCTANGAAFVAVSSSAQEAEQLIGVRRMAYEAKERLGKCLVEDVCVPRSLLPDMIEKIEAIAAKHSVLITTVAHAGDGNLHPVFVFDKALAEPPPEVWAAADELFRETLKMGGTLTGEHGVGLLKQRWLSMETGPVTEEIHHGIKRVFDPLGILNPGKAI